Within Sphaerodactylus townsendi isolate TG3544 linkage group LG05, MPM_Stown_v2.3, whole genome shotgun sequence, the genomic segment CCACAACTCCAGgcattctagaccagtgatggtgaaccttttcgagacggagtgcccaaattgcaacccaaaacccacttatttattgcaaaatgccaacacggcaatttaacctgaatactgaggttttagtcctgcgtccAACTGCCGCTCTGCTCtccgctgctccagtgcctccaccccaccccaccccaccccactgccctcccccagcctgctctagcctccaccaagtcccgtgtgcaccgctctgcgcctctccagcacctccacctcctctgccccccctcgggcatcagccacccagagcacaggcaccaggcctgccagctgaatcctccctgctcgccgtggggcgttgtgcccagcagcccaggccagcctagatttgtgtgtgtgtgggggtgattttccgcccccccctcacatgatgaactctgtgcgcctgtgcccacagagagggctctgagtgccacctctggcactcgtgccataggttcgccatcactgttctagacagATTTCATCCCTCACCACCACTGGGTACAGACAATACAACCTTTTTAAAGAGAATAAAGAACACTGTACTGTTGACTATGTGTACCTGATCTCATGGAATTTAGGGCACATTTTCTTCCAGCTTCTTCAGTTATTGCACTCTTCCTTCCAAAAAATAGTTAGCATCACCTCTTTTTAGGAAGTCACTGAATCAACATTCATTTTTCTACCAAGCTTTTAGTAttgattaaaaagagagagaatggacGATTACCTGTGAAAAAAGTGCTGGTGTAAGAGAAGCAGTTGGGAGAGAAGGGCTTAGTATCCCCAGTGGACTTGGGTCACTGCCAGTAATGACCAGAGTGGGAGCTATTTCCAGCCCTTTGGGCTTTCTCATTCGGCTATGACAGAACTCTTTCTCCTGCACTGATGAACTCTGTCCTTTGGATTCCAGAGCTCGAATCAGAGAATGTTCTGGCTGCTTGCAAGTCACCGATTCTATCTCTGTATCTATAATCAGATCAGAATTGGAACTTAAAGATGGCAAAGGTGACCTAGGGGGAGCCTGCAGAGATGGAGAACTGGAGGATGAAAGCGATGTAGATGTGATGTTGGCAGTTAAGTTTGACAAGGGTGCTGAAGTCTCAGCTGGAGCTACTTTGGGTGTCACTAAAGACTCCAGGGCTTGGAGAGTTTCATCTGAActtgaaggaagaggagaagctgCTGATGTGGTAGAAGTCAGTTGAGTAGTAGAAGCAAGGGGAGAGACTGCAGGCTTTTTGGAGGACACAGTCACAAATTTTATGACTGAGGGTGTTGGATCCTGAGTTTTTTTCTCTGCCAGTTTCTCTATGGGGTTCTCCATTTTGATCGGTTTAAAGAGTTTTACACAAGAGGAGGAATTCAGAGAGTTCAACGTAAATGATGAATATAGTCCTGAGTGGATATAATCGTTGCGGCCAGAGGACTTTGCACAGGACTGAGCCTTCTCCTTTCCACAGTTCTCTGTGTCCTTTGTACCATTACTGGCATCTATCAAGCCAGCCTGCAAGTCTGCATCACCCTCAGTCCTGCCAACTGCTAATGGATCCATGTTGAGAATCTCTGGATAAGACACAAATTTGTAAACAAACTTCTGACCATTAACTTTCTTGATGATATTCTGTGGAAACAAAAattcaaaggggggtggggtggagagagatagagagagagatcagCTAACCTTCCCATTTGCTTCAATAAGGAAATAGTACTTACAATGAGTCAAGTAAACAACAAATGTATTTGTGATCCTCATATTTTATAGCAAGCTTAGTGGAGGTTCCCAGGAATCACTGCATCACAAGATCTTCCATCACTGAGGGTCCAACCAGTTAAAGAAAACTTTATAATTTCTCTCAAGTTTCACCATGTTGAAAATCACATCCATGACCAAAACAGGAAACAATGGGCCCAAAGTTACAcaacaatttaaattaaataacACTTCATTATAATGCGCATTGATTTACTCCTGTTTAAGACCACTGAAATCAGTCATCTTAGACTGGACTAACTCCATGTAACTGATAATCTGCTGCCCCCACAGTTTAAGACCTTGATGCTGAAGGCAATGAAACTTAAGGCCAAAATTCCACAAAGCAGGCACGACATTCACATCAATGGGCACACAGTGTTACAGCACCAAGGTTAAGCATttgaatgagaaaaaaattatgcAACATTTTAACACAGAAGAAACGAGCAAGTCACTGAAACACCTTGGAGAACAGCATGAACTGCAGTCATTTCAATGCCTCTGAGGAATAGTTG encodes:
- the ELK4 gene encoding ETS domain-containing protein Elk-4; this translates as MDSAITLWQFLLQLLQEPRNKEIICWTSGDGEFKLLQAEEVARLWGIRKNKPSMNYDKLSRALRYYYVKNIIKKVNGQKFVYKFVSYPEILNMDPLAVGRTEGDADLQAGLIDASNGTKDTENCGKEKAQSCAKSSGRNDYIHSGLYSSFTLNSLNSSSCVKLFKPIKMENPIEKLAEKKTQDPTPSVIKFVTVSSKKPAVSPLASTTQLTSTTSAASPLPSSSDETLQALESLVTPKVAPAETSAPLSNLTANITSTSLSSSSSPSLQAPPRSPLPSLSSNSDLIIDTEIESVTCKQPEHSLIRALESKGQSSSVQEKEFCHSRMRKPKGLEIAPTLVITGSDPSPLGILSPSLPTASLTPALFSQTPILLTPSPLLSSIHFWSTLSPVAPLSPARLQGANTLFQFPSVLNTHGPFTVSGMDGPSTPGPFSPDLQKT